GGTATCCATCGTATGATTATAGTCCCCACACAGGATTTTGGGATCGTTTGTGTCGTTTGGTAGTTTATTGAGGACCTTATGGAGAAAGTTGCGTTGGTGGTCGTTGGGGCTATACAAGCATGCTAGGATGTATGGGTGGTCATTAATTCTACAGTGTAAGATGATGTATCTTCCTTGGGTGTCCTTTTTGACTCGTAGTGTTTCTACCGTTAGGGAGTTGTGGAGTAGTATAGAAACTCCTCTGGATTTGGAGGTGTGAGTCGCATGGTATTGCGTAGGGTATTCTCTGCGGGCAAAGTTAGGGACCCTATTGGTTacgaagtgcgtttcttggacgCAGACCACATCTGCTTTAATTCTCTTTATATCATCTAGTAGCATGCGTCGTTTATGTGGCGTGTTGAGGCCTTTGGTGTTATGTGAATAGATTATCATGTTCGGTGGTACTTGTTGTGGCGTGTGAGGGGTTTGTTTGTGAGTTCAGCAGTGTTGACTGGCTCTTTCGTGTGACTGTGGTGTCGGGGGAGTAGTGGTGGTGGTGTGAGCGGGGTTGGGGTGTTATAGTAACACGGGTACTATGTACAGGGACCGTATGGTCTGGCGCGCTAGTCGCGCCGTGGGGTTGAGGAGCTAGAGCTTCCAAGTACGTGGCTAGCGGGCTCCAATTTGTGTTTTGATGCGGAGCTGAAACCATATGTCTTAAAGTGGTAAGATGAACCTAATAGTGTAACATAACAACAGTAGAATATAACAgtaaacaactttgcaaagagGTAAGTGAGCAACAGTATGTTCTTCAACAttatagattaaccccttaaggaccaaacttctggaataaaagggaatcatgacgtgtcacacacgtcatgtgtccttaaggggttaagtgaatcTGGTATGTCCTATTCTTTCAGATAACCTGACTATACCCGGCCTCCCTGGCCTTAGTGTAAGCCTGCTGGCCTGCGGCATTTCTAGTCACCATAGATTACAGTGGACTTATGAGACATTGATCTTCTCGCGCCCAAGGGTTTAGCTTTGCAACTTAAGACGGGGTATGTGCCCTAGCGGTGCATGGGCAGCCCCCATTTGGGATCTCTTTACTGAGCTCCTGGCTCTCGTTATCGTTATTAAGCAACAATTACCTCGGGCCTAGGGAATGGTCTAGCGCGGGCGGCTCGATCTATCGCAGGCATGTCGTCTAGTCAGCCCCCCTGCGGCAGCAGTCCCAACCTAGGAGGGTCGGACGGGTTTAGGTGCTCGCAGGGGCGCTGGGGAGTCGGTATATACATATTAGTAAGGGGGACATGCTATACACGTGGCATATAAACAGTATGCATCTACATTTAAGTAGCAATCTATTTGCAAAGAACACATTTGTTTAGTCAATGATACTTGCGGTAAGCGCTTTCAGCGCTTCCAGAGAGGTATGTCAGTTCATGTTCGTTGGTCGGTGTAAACTGCGGTCGGTGGAGTAAGCGTCTTCAGGGGGCTCCCTCAGAAGGCCCCACTTTTCCAGGCATTGCTGACCTTCTTCTGGGGATGATATAACAAACGTTTTCCCTTGTCTGGACAGAATCAGCTTCGTGGGGAAGCCCCACCTGTAACGTATGCCTTTGTTGCGGAGTGTGGTGGTGATCtgggtgtagtccttcctccggCGCAGTGTAGCTGATGAGGTATCCGCCATGAGGCGCACCGATGGAAAGTCTTCGTGCGGGGCATCCCTACTGCGGTATGAGCGGAGGACCAGCTCCTTGATGTGGAAATAGTGAGCTCTGAGGAGGACGTCGCGTGGGATGGAGTCAGGTAGGTTTTTAGGCTTCGCCACCCTGTGGATCCTATCTATCAGGAGCATGTCCGCAGGTATGTCCGGGGCATAGGCCTTCATGAGACCTCGTGCGTGCGCTTGCAGGTCGTCTTGGAGGATTGATTCGGGTACTCCTCGGAGTCGTAGATTGTTCCTTCGAGCTCTATCCTCGTGGTCCGCCATGCGTAATTCCATGATCTCCACTTTGCAGCTCAGCTCCTGTAGGTGCTTGGAAACTGCGGATTGCGTGGAGGCTAGTTCTTGGCATTGATTTTCAACTGCGGAGGTTCTAGTTGTTAGGTCCCTCACCTCCTTCTTTATCTGGTCAGCCGTTGACTGCCATGTGGAGATCAGTCTTGCTGCCATTGCTTCCATTGCCTGCTCAAAAGTGCTTTGAGATAAGTAATCCATAGGCTTAGGATACTCCGGCCTTGTTGGCGTCAGGCTTGGGGTGGTATCCTCCGCGCCCTCGTGTTCCGCCGTCCGCATAGTCTCTGCTGTAGAGGAGGTTTTTTGGCCGAAAAAGTTCAATTTTTCTGCTTTGAGTGCAGCTTTCCTCGCTTTAGATGAAGCCATCAGGTTTTATGTAGTATATAGGTTTCAGCTCATTGATTATCGCAATTCAGTGGAGCCCTCGTGCCGGAGCAGAGATTCAGACGTCCATCTtgctcggcggttagccacgcccccccctgGACATCTTGTTCTATCACCATTCTCATGGAAAGCCTGCTCCCTCCTCGCCTTGTCAAACCTTTTAGAAGTCTAATAACTTTTTGGGCAAGACTATAGATCTTCTAGGTTGTTTTCACTCAAATCTGTATGCTTCATCTCTCCTAACATAATTGGTGACTGCACATTCCACTGAACGCTCACCTTTCTCAGACATTTACCCTAGGTGTCaaaactgaatttcaaaatgtagaaGATTGACATTCCTCAGGCAATGAGTTCTGCTCGAAGCTGGTCAAAACTGATGCTGCTTAAGCTCAAGGGGATGTTCTGCCTTAACGATGCCTTTGCCTGGCCAGGAAAGTGAAAAATGGCAAATGGTTTTGCTCcacactccaagcaccagaaccactacagcctactCTTGTGGTTAGAGTGCACTCCAGGGTAATTGGTAAAATCGTTTGGTAATGGTTTAGCAACATACCTGGAGATACCTGGAGTCAGTGCTGGAATTTCTGATCCACTCAAACATATTGAAAGAccatttgattggtgcagtgttGCATTCAGCactttcctacaggaaagcattggattggatgaaatAATTGATCTTGGCCAATGAGGTAGAGCTTCAGAGAGGGAGAAAAAgtaaaaattgttttgttttaaaaaccgATGTTGAGTAGGGCATTATAGTATTAATACACATTTGTGTACCTAataatatagtggtcctttagaaAAAGAACACTAATTTCACACTTTGTTTTGTGTGGCTTACACGTAAAggaattctatagtgtaaggaatataaagttgtattccttacatAGTACCCTGTGGCTCCCACGCTGTAGGCTctctccacaggaaagcattgcttgaaagttttcctatggggattttacggaCGCTGTATGTCATGTAgtgcgtgaggacatccaacgtcaGGCGACTTAAAGTTGGCTAGCTACCAGGAAGAGCGTCCAGCGGCTCAAACACCTTAAGTGGTATCCCCTAAACCCCCTCTACAAgatacagaaaaaacatacatacggTGGAGCTTCTTGCATACGTTGTTCAGtatatatctgtaataatataaatacaaagcACAAAATTGTTGTAATAGAAGTAATCTATAAAAAGACGTATATAGTGTCACTCACAAGTCAGGAGTCATAACCACATATGACTCGGATGGAAAGCGCTTGTGGACACTTTAAGGATGTCCAATCCTTTCTTGTGCTGACTTTGCTGGAAACCTGGTTCCTTTTGCTTTTTGAAGTGATAATGGTTATTCAGTATTCCCAGTATTAGGTATGTGAATATAGGATGCCATAGCAAAGTTTCCAAAAACAATTTGCTTTTATTGGTAATCCACAATAAATACACTAAAAAaagcaatgtttaaaaaaaaatatgcaatgaaaataaatataaataccggATACAAATGTCTCTAGATGACTAAATAGTCCAATGAATGTCAAACGCATTTCGCCCTTaaatgggcttcctcagttggctgtatgTCTTCTCCTTGTCTTctgttctttaaataagtcacttACTTTTTGGTTCCGGAATTTCCATTTCCGGGTTTCGGCAGTGTAAACtgttggaacgcaacgtgcgttccaccgtCAAGCGTTTGTGTTCTGCTAACCAACTAATAAAGTTGTCCTATTCCATATGGTTGGAACGCAAACCGGAAGAACACAAACGCTTGacggtggaacgcacgttgcgttccaacaGTTTACTCTGCCGAAGCCTGGAAGTGAGCAAATACCGGAAATGGAAATTCCGGAACCCGGAACTAAAAAGCaagtgacttatttaaagaacagAAGACAAGGAGAAGACATaaagccaactgaggaagcccatttaagggtgaaacgcgttttggacattcATTGGACTATTTAGTCATCTAGAGACATTTATATctggtatttatattttttttacttgcatattttttttaaacattgcatttttagtGTATATTTATTGTGGATTACCAATAAAAGCAAATTGTTTTGGGAAATTCTATATACACATACCCAATACTGGGAATACTGAATAAccatttacagtaagagcaataaggatatggaattctttgcctgaagaggtggttttgtcagtctatacagatgtttaaactgcaattggataaatacttgcaaaaacataacatacagggatttaatttctaattagtggggtaatagctgcttgatccaaggagatatctgactgctattttggggtcaagaaggaattttttcctaatttgttgcaaaattggaagcgcttcagactgggttttttgccttcttttggatcaaccgcaaaagcatatgtgaggaaggctgaacttgatggacgcaagtctcttttcagctatgtaactatgtaattatcaCTTCAAAAAGCAAAAGGAACCAGGTTTCCAGCAAAGTCACCACAAGAAAGGATTGGACATCCTTAAAGTGTCCACAAGCGCGTACCATCCGAGTCATATGTGGTTATGACTCCTGATTTGTGAGTGACACTATATACGTCTTTTTATAGATAACTTCTATTACAACAATATTGCGCTATTTGTgctttgtatttatattattacagatatatactgaacaacatatgcaagaagctccaccttatgtatgtatatttacagGGATAAGCATATTTTTGGAATCAAAGGTCACAGCCTTTTAAAAGGTCATTTAACTTTAGAAAATAAAGAACAGCAATTCTAAGACTCTTGACACTTTATttgcttaatttatttttaaagaagggTTTGACAACACATGAACCAGATCTTCAGTTCTGTGAAACAATATCCCCATGCCCTTTGTTGCTGATGCCATCTTCTGTTCTGCCCCAAACATGCATGGCCTTCCTGTAAAAGATGCCTTTAACATAAGACATGTCAAACTCTGATACATGTGGCCACCAGAGGTGTTGCTGATATTATCTGAGTAATCCAACATACAAGGTAATTAACCTGATCAAATGTTTAAGAACTGGCACGTGTGTCCTTATCACCACCTGCTTGTGAAAAAGAGTATTTTGTCTGCACAGATCTGTTTCTTGAAACATTTTAAAGAGTTCCGTCTGTTGGGTTACTTGCTGTGACAGCCCCTCCTTTTGGGGTATTTGCTGATGTGGCTCCCTCCACTGGGGTATTTGACGTTACTCCACCAGCAGCTGGGCTTGTTGCCAGAGCCTCCTCCCTCTGCTCTTTTTTCAGGAGCTTCCTCCTCTTTTTCTCCTGTTTCTCGAGCTCTTTCACCATCTCTTGGAATTTTGGACTTCGATAGTCCACGTTGAGACCAAACTTTTCACGGGCTTGAGCTAAAAGACGCTCTCTTCGGTCCTTTTCATCTTGCTGTTTCTGTTTCAGCTCCCGCTTTTCTCTGCGCCAATCTGCCACCATCTGGGGCATCTTTGCTAAATTAGCAGCAATAATAcggtcccttaaaaaaaaaaaaaaaaaattaaatataagaaaaactTTGTTTTAGTGAAAGAAGACACAGGAAAATGTCTTTACAGAAAGGTGAAAGTAAAATAACTTTAACCTGAATAAATAGAATGCGGATAGAACTGTGAAAtaagcatatttttgtatggCTGTATAAGGAATTACCTGGCAGACAATGTACCCATAGGGTCCTTGCAACAAGAACCTGTCTGTGTAGAACCAGTAAACTTCTGCAGCTCTAAATGGAAATACCTTCTTCTAAGTGTATTACTGATTACATTTTAAGAAATGCAATACGGTGTAAGGGGTTCACATATCAATTAGAAATTGCTCTTAGTCCAGACCTCCCTTTCCACTGATGGACTATGTTTCCTAGAATCCTTAGTTAGCCAATAAGAAATGTAGTCAATGACCAAGGTTGGACAACCTTGGATTACAGAATAAAATATTTATGGATGTAAATTTCAAAATCATTTAGGGGTTCAATAAAGTTCACAACACCATACTCACTACAGCTCActctagtggttattgtgcttggagtgtttctttaactgcgGCCAAAAGAAAATGGGGGAAAAACCAAACCCAGACAGTATTAGATCTGGAATATACATAGAGTAAATATAGCCATTTTTTGCAGCACAAAAATTGTAACCAAAAGTACATGTGAAAAAGACTGCTAATACCAAATTGCAGGGTGCCAGCtgttgctcaacgcgtttcgtctgtgcgacttcctcaggagcttcttcCTTCTCCCCATCTTCTCTCCTTTTTAAATTCTGCCGGTCCGTCGGTCTGTCACTCCATTGCCGTAATCGTGCATGCGCACGTCATGACGCACGCGTGACCGACCCGCGCATGCGCGACCATGCTGGAAcgcaaaaaaaactttattggtcCTATACACATCTGCATTATGAACGTCCTACAACAAAGACGTTCACatttcatgcagtgtgtgtgtacagaccTACCTGACTCCCAGCTAACCCCTAACATCAATTACTATCCGCGATTACGGCAATGGAGTGACAGACCGGCAGAATTTAAAAAGGAGAGAAGATGGGGAGAAGgaagaagctcctgaggaagtcgcacaaacgaaacgcgttgagcaacaGCTGGCACCCTGCAATTTGGTATTAGCAGTCTTTTTCACATGTACTTTGGTTACAATTTTTGTGCTGCATCTGTATTTGACCGAGTGCTGTTTTATCTATACCAGTGATTTTGCCTTTTTTCACTTTGTTGGTTTTGCACTCTAGCATTTGCACTTTTTAGATTCTTTATGCACCTTTGTACTATGTTATATTGAGCTGCTACACCTAAGGGTCCTgtagcctatatatatatatatatatatatatatatatatatatatatatatatatatatatatataatattttatccatTGCACATATTGTGTGCCGAGACTGTTTTATATCTTCAATAAACTTTGTTATATTAATCCTACTTTTTTCCCCATTCATTGGGATTACCCACATAGTGACTGTGGCGACCTGTACTTTCTATTTTTGTTTGCATGTTATAATTAGTGTTGGAGTGACCTTTTTACAGAGGCTTACCTGCACTTGGGTCTCACctacctttttttatttcttttgtattattttttcagCCTAGTTATCatgtaattttttcatttttttttacactttaaatCTTGGATCATGAAAATATAACAAGAGTATTGttaatttaaggtcacaatagctGGTTTATATGCAATTCTCCTGTTATTTCTCTACAATTTCCAGTTTAGTAAATCAAACACAACTGACTGTAATTGTACTTAGCCTTAACTCTCTTAGGGACAATGAGAAATACCCCAGAGAGCTGGGGCACGTTTTCTCTGACAGCTGCACTTATTTGAGTTTCAGTAAGCCACCCTGTTTACAATACACAAGTCCTGTATtttaggacaggtgtgaatcTTAAGGTGTGATGCAagaattaaatcaaaacaagacaACTAAGTGGACTAAAATTCATGCAACCTGGCTACCAATGTGTTCCCTGCAAactctgaaaaaaaagaaaaatagcccGTGTCCCTTGAAACCccaataaaatgacatacatctctccctccctccatacACACCTGCAATCCCAAGTGATTATACTTCAAAAAGATTTTACCCCTATTGCCCGCCTACTATATGTAGCTACATCCTGCTCCCTGTGGATTACCTAATGAAATAGGATACAATGGTGTGATATCATTCCTGAGCACTCTGTCATGAAAGCCTGAACAGGGCCTAAGACCTACTAAACAAATAGCAAAGATGCATACATCATGTGAATTCAGGGAGCTATCTAGAAAGATGCTAATAAGCCTTCTCAAAGCACAGCTCAGTAAGGAATGCAGTGGCCCTTGCTAAACGCattttgccgaaacgttgggggcttaTTGGTTGACTTTTGtccttctcactaggtctggtatgctttttttctttctatatataACTAATTATGGGTTTGAATAATTAGGTATCCCTTTAGCTACTTTGTATACTTGTATCCAGTGATTCATGTATTTTGTAGTCTGCTTATATGTAATTGCAGAATTTGTAGCTATTGCATTGCACTTTCCATTTGACATGGTGTGTCTTTTTCATTCATTGATACAATTAAAGAGAGCCTATTACTGTGACCCATCGAATAAAAATCTTTTTCacatatatttgtggtcgtgcCCCTTGTTCTAGTAATATCTGAAACAATACACAACACATTTAAAGCTAACCTATCATGCCAGATTAATCCTAAAGAGACATTGTAGGCACTGTGCATCTGTTTTAACATTATTGATTAGCAGCTGCTATTGTAACTTTGAAGgaatacaccttttttttttcttttttttaagcaatactcaatttagaatttttttttttatttttttttaaatggccctTTATTATAGACTCAACAAGTGCATTCTGGAAAGCAGTTCTAATTTATTCCTCTAAATTGTAACAAAAGGTGGTCCGCTCAAAATGCTAACAGGTGCACATATCAAAAGATATTGATTTAACAATGTTTTATTtagattattctttttattttacaattactgTCACACTCCGCCTAACGCACAGTAGGCATTTGAAGAAAACAAGTTTACCTTTAGTACTTTACAAAGTAGTAAcaaatttaatgtatttttttggtGATAATATTGAATACCATTTTTTCTCCGAGAGtacacacctaacagtgtttcaCCTATAcgaa
This Pelobates fuscus isolate aPelFus1 chromosome 3, aPelFus1.pri, whole genome shotgun sequence DNA region includes the following protein-coding sequences:
- the GADD45GIP1 gene encoding large ribosomal subunit protein mL64; protein product: MAAPISRCCAHWRSLTLSFPAAGYHARPRVWGLGGVYKPDPQDPRTKEWHKGPQYEAKLYGRHGAASGVDPSKLWPSPQRLREIEEDEKEWYPSLQEMLDRVEAKERELQKKKEERDRIIAANLAKMPQMVADWRREKRELKQKQQDEKDRRERLLAQAREKFGLNVDYRSPKFQEMVKELEKQEKKRRKLLKKEQREEALATSPAAGGVTSNTPVEGATSANTPKGGAVTASNPTDGTL